The stretch of DNA TACCTTCATCTTCTCTTCTATCTCTTTCTCTTTTCTGGTGAGTTCTTCGATCTTTTGTGTGTAGATCTCTATGTACCGCTGGTAGATTTTCGAGTAGTACTCAGCGGGAGTTTCTGCCCTCAACGGCTGGTAGCTGATCCTGTCCCTCAGAAAGGGTACCTTGGAAGCAAGAAAGGCGATATAACTCCTCCAGTCTTCGAAAGGAGATATCTTTCCGCCGTACATCCTGCTGATCTCGAAGGAGATGTAGCCGTACATGAACAGGATTACAAGAAAAAGAAGCGTTATGAGAAATGCCACGAAGAAACCCTTTCTCTTTCCAGGCAAAGTGCATCTACCTCCTTCGATTCCATACTTCTATGGGAAGGCGTTGTTTTCCTAGGAGATGGTAGAATAGATTGGGGGGGCGTGAATGTGGGAAAAATTCCTGTCATAAAAAGAGACGGAAAAGTTGTTCACATTGATCAAAATTCGTTAAAGATTTTTCCAGAGAATTTTTCGACTTCTCAGAAAGTCGAAAAATCTTTTTATCTTGATGGTTTCAAAATAGAGTCCTTTGGAAAGAAGTACCGTGTGGAGATCATGCTGAAGAGCTCTGATGGAGAGAGGCTCTCGGGAAGGAGTGAGGGGGCAGGAACGGAGAAGAATCTTCCAAGGCTCGTTGGAGAGGCGGTGGTAGATGCCTTCAAGGCTGAAGAAGATGTCTCAATAGACGACATAAAGAAAGTTTCCCTTGCCAGAAAAGAGTTCGTCTTTGTACACCTCACCTTCTTCAGAGATGGCAGGGAACAATGGAAGATAGGAATTTCTCTTTTAGAGAGGGATTTTTTGAGTTCAGTGATCTCCTCTGTGATAGATGCCCTGGTAAATATAGTACAATAGTAGACAAGAGCGTGTCGATTGGGGGGTATTTCGATGAGTGCAAAGACACTGGAAGATGTCATATCGAAGATATCTGGTGTCATTTCCGTGAAGGTGATCGAGGAGGATGACCAGCCAAGAGAGATCCACGTTATAGCAGATCCCTCCAGAAATCCGAAGCAGATAGTACGTGACATCGAGACCGTGGCGCTCGCATCCCTCGGAATGAAACTGGATAGAAGGATCATCAGCGTGGCCCAGCTCAGCCAGGGAAAGTTTTCTCCTGCCCAGTCCTACGAGATCTCCTCGATCGAAGTGAAGAGCCTGGACAGAAAAAAGCAGGTGAAGGTCACGATAAACAACCTCTTCGAAGACGAAGAACTGGTCGGTGAATCCATCGGAGCGGGCACTTCAACGAACCTTCCAAGACTCGTTGGAGAGGCGGTCATAGAGGCTTTCAACGTCGACTCACCAGTTTCAGTGGACGATGTTCAGAAAGTCTTTCTTGCCGGGAAAGAGTTTGTCCTGGTTCATCTCACCGTCCAGGATGACGAGAAAGAAAGAGCGGAAGTGGGGGTTGCTCCTCTTGAGGGAGACTTTCTGAAGGCCGTCGCGAAAGCCACGCTCAAGGTTGTAAAAGACCTCGCTTAAACAAACAACTCCATTGTACTGACGACCTCTTCTATCTCCTCATCTCTGAGTTCTGGAAATATGGGAAGGGCAAGGCTCCTTTTCGAAAGAGATTCGGCCACGGGGAAATCTCCTTCTCTGTAACCCAGTCCTTTGAAACACTTCTGAAGATGAAGAGGTAGCGGATAGTAAACGGCTGTCTGGATTTCTCTTTCTGAGAGACCCTCTCTCATCCTATCTCTTGTTTCTTCGTTCTCGAACAAAACAACGTACTGATGGAAGACATGGTATTTGAACCCCTTCTCTTCCACCCTGGGGTAAATCACTGGAAGACCTTTTTCTTCGAACAGTCTCTGATAAGTTTTCGCCGCCCTCAATCTTTCCTCTGTCCACTTTTCCAGGTACCTGAATTTCACGCTCAGAACGGCGGCGTGGATCTCATCGAGCCTTGAGTTGTACCCCACCTTCTCGTGGAAGTACTTCTTTCTCGCACCGTGCACCCTCAACATTCTGCACTCTTCTGCGATCTTTTCGCTGTTCGTCACAATCATTCCACCATCACCGTAAGTTCCCAGGTTCTTGGTGGGAAAGAAGGAAAAGATCGCCGCATCCCCAACAGAACCGCTCTTTTTGATCTCACCGTTTTTAAATTTCCACTCCGATCCGAAAGACTGAGCACAATCCTCGAGGATCATCACACCGTATTTTTCCTTCAGAAAACTCAATGCCTCAAGATCCATCGTTCTACCGAAGAGATGAACGGGTATGACCGCCTTCACCTTCTCTTTTTTCAACACGTGTTCAAGCTGGTTCGGGTCCATGTTGAATGTGCTCTCCTCCACGTCGACAAAGATCACCCTGGCACCGAGCCTGTAAGGGGCACTCGCCGTGGCAAAGAATGTATAAGGTGTGGTGACCACCACGTCCCCCTTCTCCACTCCCATGGCCCTGAGCGCAATGAGGAGTGCGTCGCTTCCACTTGCAACACCGATTCCGTGTTTCACACCGACAAAACTCGCCACCTTTTCTTCGAGCTTCTTCACGTTTTCTCCCAGTATCACCCTTCCAGAAGAGATCACCCTGTCTATTGCGTTCAGGATTTCTCCTCTTATCCTCATGTACTGTCTTGTGAGATCGAAGAGCGGAATCATTCTCTCACCCCTTGAAAAGCTTGAATGCATTTTCTGTCGTTCTTTCCTCCACGATCAGGTAAGACGTGCTCAACACACCTGCGATCGTCTCTATCACGTATTTCAAGTACTTCGGTTCGTTTCTTTTCCCCCTGAACGGCTGAGGTGGAAGGAAAGGACAATCCGTCTCCAGGACGATGTGCTCGAGCCCCACTTTTTTTACAACTTCTCTCAAAGACTCGTTCTTCGGGTACGTCACAGGCCCACCTATTCCGAGCAGAAATCCAAGGTCGATGAACTTCTTCGCCCACTCGTAGTTCGAAGAAAAAGCGTGAATCACTCCTTTCTTTTCTGGAAGATCCTCACTCGAGAGTATCGCGTACGCCTCCTCGTACGCTTCTCTCACATGAACGATGAGAGGAAGATCGAGCGATCTTGCAAGCCCTATCTGCTCAATGAAGACTCTCCTCTGGTCTTCAGGAGGAGAGATGTTTCTGAAAAAATCAAGGCCTGTCTCACCGATGGCAACGACTTTTTCACTTCTTGCAAGTTTTCTTAACTCCTCTATGAAATTCTCTGGAACATTCTTTGCCTCGTGTGGATGGACCCCCACCGCGCAGAGGATCCTGTCACTTAGCTTTGTGATCTCAAGACTTTTCTTTGAGTCTTCCAGATCCACTCCCACGTTCACAACGAAATCAATTCTGTCTTCCTCGAATCTCGAAATGATCTCTGTTCTGTCCTCATTGAACTGGCGGAAATGAAGGTGTGTATGCGTGTCCACCATTGAAATCTCCCTCCCCACGTGTTAATATACTACCAAAGGCTTTTCGTGACAAAGTGAACACCTTCACCTTCTTGTGATGGAAAGGTTCCTTTGTTCTTAACAATTAGGCTGGTATAATTTAAGCGAACAACGAAATCTGGAGGTGATGGACATGGCATCGGGATGCGGCTGTTCAAGAAAGTGGGTGAGTTCTTCAAGGATTTCGTGAGCGTCTTCAGGTACATCTCGGAAGATCTCGAGATGTACCTGAATCTCGATCCCGCCGCAGAGAGTAAACTACAGGTGTTCTTCTTCTACGCTTCCTTCCAGGGTCTCATGTGGTACAGATTCGCCCATTTTCTCTACAAGTGGAAACTAAAGATTCTCGCTTATATCATCTATTACTTCATCCGCGTGGTGTTTTCCATGGACATCCACCCTGCCGCTCAGATCGCTCCCGGTGTGGTGATAGACCACGGCATCGGAGTGGTCATAGGGAGCACCGCGACGGTGGGAAGAGGAACGCTCATCTACCATGGAGTAACACTGGGAACGAAAAAGCCCTGCGGAGGAAAACGTCATCCCGATATTGGCGAAAACGTGATGATAGGAACGGGAGCAAAGATCCTCGGCCCAATAAAGGTGGGGAACAACGCCGTCGTAGGTGCGAACGCCGTCGTTCTGGAGGATGTCCCAGAAGGGGCGGTCGTTGTAGGCGTTCCAGCGAAAATTGTCAAATGGAGGAGGGATCTGTACAATGATGGAAAGGCTAATAGGAAACACTCCGATAGTGAGGATCGATTCGGTGGACTCGAGGATATTCTTGAAGCTGGAGAGAAACAATCCAGGGGGTAGTGTGAAAGATAGACCCGCTCTTTTCATGATTCTCGACGCCGAAAAGAGGGGTCTTCTCAAAAACGGAATAGTGGAGCCAACGAGTGGAAACATGGGAATCGCCATAGCGATGATCGGAGCAAAAAGAGGACACCGTGTGATCCTCACGATGCCCGAAACAATGAGTGTGGAAAGAAGAAAGGTTCTAAAGATGCTCGGAGCAGAGCTGGTCCTCACCCCGGGGGATCTGGGAATGAAGGGAGCTATAGAGAAAGCAAAAGAAATTGCCCAGGAAACAGGAGCCCATATGCTTCAGCAGTTCGAAAATCCCTGCAACGTCTACTCACATCAGTTCACCACGGGACCTGAGATACTGAGACAGATGGATTATCGGATAGATGCTTTCGTTGCGGGTGTGGGAACGGGTGGTACGATCAGTGGTGTTGGAAGGGTTCTGAAGACCTTCTTTGGAGACAGGGTGAAGATAGTAGCGGTGGAACCGGCAAAATCTCCTGTTCTCTCCGGTGGGCAGCCTGGAAAACATTCCATTCAGGGTATAGGAGCAGGATTCGTTCCGAAGATACTCGACAGATCCGTGATAGATGAAGTGATCACCGTGGAGGACGAAGAAGCCTATGAAATGGCGAGGTACCTCGCAAGGAAAGAGGGGCTCCTCGTGGGAGTTTCGTCCGGTGCGAACGTTGCCGCCGCACTGAAAGTGGTGCAAAAACTCGGAAAAGATGCGAGAGTTGTGACCGTTGCACCCGATCACGCAGAAAGATATCTGAGCATCCTATGAAGGGAACGTACGTCTTGCTTCTGAAACTCGAAAGAAGTGTTACTCTGAAACACGGAAAGAAAACCTCACACCTGAAACCGGGCTACTACGCGTACGTGGGATCCGCAATGGGAGGCTTCTCGAAGAGAATCCCCCGTTATTTTTTGGGCACCCAGAAAAAACACTGGCACATAGACTACCTTCTGGATCACGCACAGATCGCAGGACTGATCATGTTCTACGGGAGAAGACTGGAAGAGAAACTTTCCCGTGTGCTATTATCCCACTTTGAGGGCATAGAAGGTTTCGGCGCCAGCGATCTCAGGGTGAAGACTTGCCTTTTTCGTGTCGATCCTCCTGAACTCTTCTCACTCCTGGGGGGGTTCCATGAGGATAGAGATACTCGACGGTCACAGAAACATCGGAGGAAACAAGATCAGGGTGGTTGATTCTGAGAATGATGCCTTCCTTCTTGACTTTGGCCTCAACTTCTCACGATGGGGAGAGTTCTTCGAAGAGTTCCTGAATCCAAGGCCTGGAAAGATCGTTCAGGATCTTCTGAAACTGAACGCGATCCCCCGCCTCAACGTATACAGGAGAGATCTCTTCGACGGAAAGTTCGAAGACCCGGTGAATTATTCCTTTCTTTTTTTGAGTCATGCCCACGCGGACCACACCGGGATGGTCGGTCTCGTAGACGAAAAGATCCCCCTTCTCATGACAGGTGAAACCCTCGCCGTGATGAACGCAAGCGTAAAGACGACCAACACGAGCGTTCTCACCCAGCTCGATGGAAAAAAGAGGAGAAAAGCCTCGGAAAAAGATCAGGAAAACGGCATCAGATCAGATCTCACGGTGAGTCCCGGAAGGTCAAAAAACGCCGAAAGATTGGTGAGATGTGTTTCGTTCCCAAAGAAAACAGAGCTCGACAGCTACAGAACAGTTGACATGAATTCTCTCTGGAAAGACGAACTTTTTGTCGAGCCAGTCTATCACTCCGTCATAGGCGCAGCCGGTCTCGTGGCGAAGGTGGACGGGTTCTGGCTCGCCTACACCGGTGACTTTCGAACGGGTCCTGAAACACCGGAAGAGGAACGATACTGGTTGGACACACTCGGTGAGAAAAGACTCTCACTCTCTCTTCGAACGTCCCGGTTCTTTGAAAGCCTGAAAGACAAGCGTCCTCTCGTCCTCATCGTGGAAGGAACGAGGGTGACAAGAGAAGAAAACGTGGAAAACACGGAAAAAGACGTCTTCGAAAACGCCATGGAAGTGTTCAGAAAGACGAAAAATCTGATACTTGTTGATTTTCCGATCAGGCACCTTGAAAGACTCTTCACCTTCCTGAAGGTCTGCATGGAAAACAACAGAAAACTCACCCTCATGCCAAAAGACTACGCCTATCTCATCG from Thermotoga sp. encodes:
- a CDS encoding DegT/DnrJ/EryC1/StrS aminotransferase family protein, which gives rise to MIPLFDLTRQYMRIRGEILNAIDRVISSGRVILGENVKKLEEKVASFVGVKHGIGVASGSDALLIALRAMGVEKGDVVVTTPYTFFATASAPYRLGARVIFVDVEESTFNMDPNQLEHVLKKEKVKAVIPVHLFGRTMDLEALSFLKEKYGVMILEDCAQSFGSEWKFKNGEIKKSGSVGDAAIFSFFPTKNLGTYGDGGMIVTNSEKIAEECRMLRVHGARKKYFHEKVGYNSRLDEIHAAVLSVKFRYLEKWTEERLRAAKTYQRLFEEKGLPVIYPRVEEKGFKYHVFHQYVVLFENEETRDRMREGLSEREIQTAVYYPLPLHLQKCFKGLGYREGDFPVAESLSKRSLALPIFPELRDEEIEEVVSTMELFV
- a CDS encoding TatD family hydrolase, with protein sequence MVDTHTHLHFRQFNEDRTEIISRFEEDRIDFVVNVGVDLEDSKKSLEITKLSDRILCAVGVHPHEAKNVPENFIEELRKLARSEKVVAIGETGLDFFRNISPPEDQRRVFIEQIGLARSLDLPLIVHVREAYEEAYAILSSEDLPEKKGVIHAFSSNYEWAKKFIDLGFLLGIGGPVTYPKNESLREVVKKVGLEHIVLETDCPFLPPQPFRGKRNEPKYLKYVIETIAGVLSTSYLIVEERTTENAFKLFKG
- the cysE gene encoding serine O-acetyltransferase; this encodes MRLFKKVGEFFKDFVSVFRYISEDLEMYLNLDPAAESKLQVFFFYASFQGLMWYRFAHFLYKWKLKILAYIIYYFIRVVFSMDIHPAAQIAPGVVIDHGIGVVIGSTATVGRGTLIYHGVTLGTKKPCGGKRHPDIGENVMIGTGAKILGPIKVGNNAVVGANAVVLEDVPEGAVVVGVPAKIVKWRRDLYNDGKANRKHSDSEDRFGGLEDILEAGEKQSRG
- the cysK gene encoding cysteine synthase A; translation: MMERLIGNTPIVRIDSVDSRIFLKLERNNPGGSVKDRPALFMILDAEKRGLLKNGIVEPTSGNMGIAIAMIGAKRGHRVILTMPETMSVERRKVLKMLGAELVLTPGDLGMKGAIEKAKEIAQETGAHMLQQFENPCNVYSHQFTTGPEILRQMDYRIDAFVAGVGTGGTISGVGRVLKTFFGDRVKIVAVEPAKSPVLSGGQPGKHSIQGIGAGFVPKILDRSVIDEVITVEDEEAYEMARYLARKEGLLVGVSSGANVAAALKVVQKLGKDARVVTVAPDHAERYLSIL
- a CDS encoding DUF123 domain-containing protein, yielding MKGTYVLLLKLERSVTLKHGKKTSHLKPGYYAYVGSAMGGFSKRIPRYFLGTQKKHWHIDYLLDHAQIAGLIMFYGRRLEEKLSRVLLSHFEGIEGFGASDLRVKTCLFRVDPPELFSLLGGFHEDRDTRRSQKHRRKQDQGG
- a CDS encoding ribonuclease J; this encodes MRIEILDGHRNIGGNKIRVVDSENDAFLLDFGLNFSRWGEFFEEFLNPRPGKIVQDLLKLNAIPRLNVYRRDLFDGKFEDPVNYSFLFLSHAHADHTGMVGLVDEKIPLLMTGETLAVMNASVKTTNTSVLTQLDGKKRRKASEKDQENGIRSDLTVSPGRSKNAERLVRCVSFPKKTELDSYRTVDMNSLWKDELFVEPVYHSVIGAAGLVAKVDGFWLAYTGDFRTGPETPEEERYWLDTLGEKRLSLSLRTSRFFESLKDKRPLVLIVEGTRVTREENVENTEKDVFENAMEVFRKTKNLILVDFPIRHLERLFTFLKVCMENNRKLTLMPKDYAYLIEMGRVEPLWKLSEEEKSHIRVYHPGKVSYINLEKEALLLAKSEGILIPPDEINHSPGEYTLVAGYWDFPHILDLDEKVLNGAVYIHSTSEAYTEEQEIDAKRFMNWLRYFNITPLGIKENGGKVVFTKEFHASGHVSPKNLKAILDDLKPDYIVPVHTLNPDWFVQNWGKKVLLEDVIVL